A DNA window from Candidatus Deferrimicrobiaceae bacterium contains the following coding sequences:
- the mscL gene encoding large conductance mechanosensitive channel protein MscL, with protein sequence MLKEFKEFAMKGNVVDMAIGIMIGGAFGKIITSVVGDILMPPLGLILGKVDFSNLFIDLSGKGFASLADAKKAGAATINYGLFVNTVIDFVILAFVLFLLIRQVNKMKAPAPAPAAPTTRPCPWCLTDIPLQAKRCGHCTSEVVPAG encoded by the coding sequence ATGCTGAAGGAGTTCAAGGAGTTCGCCATGAAAGGCAACGTGGTCGACATGGCTATCGGCATCATGATCGGCGGTGCTTTCGGGAAGATCATCACGTCCGTCGTCGGCGACATCCTGATGCCGCCGCTGGGGCTGATTCTCGGCAAGGTCGATTTCTCGAACCTGTTCATCGACCTGTCCGGAAAGGGATTCGCCTCGCTTGCCGACGCGAAGAAGGCGGGGGCTGCAACCATCAACTACGGCCTGTTCGTCAACACCGTGATCGACTTCGTGATCCTCGCCTTCGTCCTGTTCCTCCTGATCCGCCAGGTCAACAAGATGAAGGCGCCGGCCCCCGCGCCCGCGGCGCCGACGACCCGTCCCTGCCCCTGGTGCCTGACCGATATCCCGCTCCAGGCCAAGCGGTGCGGCCATTGCACCTCGGAAGTCGTCCCGGCCGGCTGA
- a CDS encoding DUF481 domain-containing protein, whose amino-acid sequence MLNKWIIFVCLSLLACAGTASAADDKPAKALSDQAELSYVQTSGNTKTQTLAAKNLLKYKFSDPLTGSWFVGAMFSKDKGATTTENYSTELRLDYAFTERIYSYALAGWNKNRFAGLDQRYYGGLGAGYKLLIGPAHFLLCEAGLNETKEDYTDNTSKTFLTGRAFGKYEYALSPKSRFSQTAEYLHDFSNSKHYRVISETALTASLTDILSMKTSYLVKYDHEPFPATLKQTDTVLAAALVLNY is encoded by the coding sequence ATGCTCAACAAATGGATCATCTTCGTCTGCCTCTCCCTGCTTGCATGTGCCGGCACCGCTTCCGCGGCCGACGATAAACCCGCAAAGGCGCTGAGCGACCAGGCCGAGCTCAGCTACGTCCAGACGTCCGGAAACACGAAAACGCAGACGCTGGCGGCGAAGAACCTGCTGAAATACAAGTTTTCGGATCCGCTGACCGGTTCCTGGTTCGTCGGGGCCATGTTCTCGAAGGACAAGGGCGCGACGACTACGGAAAACTATTCGACCGAGCTGCGGCTCGATTACGCCTTCACCGAAAGGATCTACAGCTACGCCCTCGCGGGCTGGAACAAGAACCGGTTCGCCGGGCTTGATCAGCGCTACTACGGCGGCCTCGGGGCGGGCTACAAGCTGCTCATCGGCCCCGCCCATTTCCTGCTGTGCGAGGCGGGCCTGAACGAGACGAAGGAAGATTACACCGACAACACGAGCAAGACGTTTCTCACGGGGCGCGCCTTCGGGAAGTACGAATACGCGCTTTCCCCCAAAAGCCGGTTTTCGCAGACCGCCGAATACCTGCACGATTTTTCCAATTCGAAGCACTACAGGGTGATCTCGGAGACGGCGCTTACCGCATCGTTGACCGACATCCTGTCGATGAAGACGAGCTATCTCGTGAAATACGACCACGAACCGTTCCCGGCCACGTTGAAACAGACCGACACTGTTCTGGCCGCGGCGCTCGTATTGAATTACTGA
- the aqpZ gene encoding aquaporin Z codes for MKKYGAEFFGTFWLVLGGCGSAVLAAAFPGVGIGLLGVALAFGLTVLTMAYAIGHISGCHLNPAVSVGLWAGGRFPTAELVPYIVAQVLGAVAGGAVLYVIASGKVGFDVAGGFASNGYGAHSPGGYSLLSALVCEVVMTMMFLLVILGATDKRAPQGFAPLAIGLGLTLIHLISIPVTNTSVNPARSTGVALFAGDWAIAQLWLFWVAPIAGALLGAVIYRMIGATEE; via the coding sequence ATGAAAAAGTATGGCGCGGAGTTCTTCGGCACGTTCTGGCTGGTTCTCGGCGGGTGCGGGAGCGCCGTCCTGGCCGCCGCTTTTCCGGGCGTGGGCATCGGCCTGCTCGGCGTTGCCCTGGCCTTCGGCCTGACCGTCCTGACGATGGCCTACGCAATCGGGCATATTTCCGGCTGTCACCTGAATCCGGCGGTTTCCGTCGGGCTGTGGGCGGGCGGTCGCTTTCCCACCGCGGAGCTCGTCCCGTACATCGTCGCGCAGGTCCTGGGCGCGGTTGCCGGGGGAGCGGTCCTCTACGTCATCGCCTCGGGAAAGGTCGGCTTCGATGTTGCCGGGGGCTTTGCTTCCAACGGCTACGGCGCCCATTCGCCCGGCGGGTATTCCCTGCTGTCCGCCCTGGTCTGCGAAGTCGTCATGACCATGATGTTCCTGCTCGTCATCCTCGGCGCAACCGACAAGCGGGCACCGCAAGGCTTCGCCCCGCTGGCCATCGGCCTGGGGCTCACCCTGATCCACCTGATCAGCATCCCGGTCACCAATACATCGGTCAATCCGGCCCGCAGCACGGGTGTCGCGCTGTTCGCCGGAGACTGGGCGATCGCACAGCTCTGGCTCTTCTGGGTCGCACCGATCGCGGGCGCCCTTCTCGGCGCCGTGATCTACCGCATGATCGGCGCCACGGAGGAATGA